The window ATTGTCAGGGCGAACCAATCTTTGAAGCAACTACTTGATCAGATAATGCCTGGATTCTGACAGTGACATGAACCCACCTTTTCACTTCAGGAAATGCTTCATTGTTTAGATGATAGCTGTTCCTGTGGGCAACTGGCTTGTGCGGCGTCTCAAGCTTGAAGAAAGGAGATCGGTTGTTTGCAAGGCATGCAATTTAGGCTGCTTCTTAAAGCACATTCGATCCTGTTAAAATGCCCTGAGACCCATCTCATATTCCGAAGCAATAGTGAGACTTCCAGCCATACAAATGAGCACCAAAGCCATTTCCCTCTATTTCTGTGTACCTGCTGCATTTCTGCTCTTCTTTGCCCATCTCAATAACCCAACCACTTCATTCCTTCGAGCCCTGCTTGATCTTGCAACACCATCCTTTCCATTTAATTTGCTCACAGTTCATTATTTTTCTAACTATCATTGCCATCGTGGTGCATACAACCCGCTTTGCGATGATTTCCCTCCGGACTTCCCACCGCCTGACACCGCAGCAACATCGATCTTCTGTGTCGATCCCAATGGCTGCTGTGACTTCACCACGGTGCAGTCCGCGGTTGATGCTGTGCCAAGATCCAGCCAAAAGAGGAATGTTCTGTGGATCAATAAGGGCATCTACCTGTAAGCAATTTTCCTTTGATCAGGCTGGCAGCACTCCATGTCCAAAGTGCAAAATTGATAACTGTGCTGTTAATGAAGCTGCCTTGTTACAGTGAGAAAGTGACAGTCCCTGCTACCAAGCCCAACATCACATTTCAGGGGCAGGGATTTGATCTGACGGCGATCATGTGGAATGACACAGCTAACTCGTCACATGGAACCTTCTACAGCGCTTCAGTTTCTGTCTTCGCCACCGGCTTTGTCGCGAAGAACATCAGCTTCATGGTAAGTTGGTAACTACAAACATCGCAGATCATGCTTCAGTTAAGCCACACTGCATGCACTTTGAGTAGCACTGTAACTCTGTTAATCATCCTGACACTAGAATGTAGCACCAATTCCAAGACCCGGTGATGTCGGTGCTCAGGCAGTCGCTCTGAGGATCGGTGGTGACCAGGCGGCATTCTGGGGCTGTGGCTTCTTTGGGGCACAAGATACACTGCACGATGACCGGGGCCGGCATTACTTCAAGGAATGTTTCATTCAGGGCTCCATTGACTTCATCTTCGGAGATGCTAGGTCACTCTATGAGGTGAGTCAAAGTTATTTCTCAAGAACTGGAAGAAAAAGCACCGAGTTTGTTCACTAATTGCTTGCTTCCACATGTGCACTCCTCAGAACTGCAGATTGATTTCCATAGCAGATCCTGTGCCTGCAGGGGTGAGATCCATCACTGGTTCAGTTACTGCGCATGCCCGGGAATCCAACAAAGAAAACACCGGCTATTCATTTGTCAACTGCAGCATCGGCGGCACCGGGTGGATATGGCTCGGGCGAGCATGGAGACCTTACTCCCGTGTTGTATTCGCATACACTACGATGTCAAATATCATCGCCTCCGATGGATGGAATGATTGGAATGATCCTTCAAGAGATCAGTATGCCTCTCCTGAACTGCTAGTGTTTTCTGGAATCAATTCAGAATGCGCGCTAACATCGGTTTGTTCTATGATTTCCATTGCCAGGAGTGTGTTTTATGGAGAGTACAAGTGTACAGGCGATGGCGCACACCTGGCGGGCAGAGTGCCGTATGCTCTTGAGCTCAGCGACGTGCAAGCATTGCCTTACTTGAACACATCTTTTATTGACGGTGATCTATGGCTGAAACCATACTGCGACTCACTAATATCTGCATGAAGTCATAAATTCCCAGTTTAAAGTTATCTAGCATTGTATCACAGACAAGCAAAAGGAACAAGTTAGCACAAGTCCATTTGTTGGATTCTCTCACATACCATATAGTACATTAAATCACCTGTGAAAAGTACATCATTTGGAATttcagaaatactccctccgtcccacaatataagaacgtttttgacactagtgtagtgtcaaaaacgttcttatattttgggacagagggagtatattggttTCGACAAAGATTGGATTGTCCTCTGTCACTAATCTACATTTACTTGACCTGGTCATTGTAGCTGTAATATGCATATATGAAACAAAAAACAGTCATGGTGAAAGAAATGATCTGCACATTAGATCTAATAAACCAATGAGAGAAAAGGATACATGTCTTTAAGATAGGTTCACAAGTGTGAGAAGAAAGTTCACAGTTGCAAATCGTTCTGAATACACATTTGGTTGTTGCCTGCTATCTACTCTGTGCTTTCGGTAACATCAGCTGAACAGTTCATTTACATTGCATGAATAACTGGTGAGGTGGAAGAGAGACAAAGGAAAAAAGAGGTCTTGCCTTCTCTTAGCCAAGAGATTATCCCTTATGAAGAAAGATAAGAGATGTGTCATCATTATATGGGATTTTTTTTGTCTTCAcatgttttctattttttaaaTCATTTCATAATTTCAGGGTCTTGTAAATTTGAATGGTAGAGATAACAATTGACTATAATACATTGTATAACATGTACTATTGCTTTCTCTAGATGATGTGAAATACATAAGGAAAAGATTTCATCGATAATTGTATATGCCATACATAAATCAAAGTAACGCTACGATAGTTACTCATAACACGAAAATGCAATTTCTAGCTATTGCGAGTAATAGTGGTCGCTCGCTCACACGGTGCCCTGTTGTGGTCCAGGCCAATAGCTAAACTTGCCTACACACTTTTTTTGTTTATATGATTTTTGAAATGTGAAAACAATTCTGGTAATTACATGAACATTACACTTGTATGAATAACTTAGTTTTAACATGCGAATCAAactgtgattggatggttagaaggacactggtatccccagcccatcagggttcaagtcctggtgctcgcattattcctgaatttgtaaatctcaagatgtcatgccggctcagtctctcggagggggtagggtgtgcatgtgtgcctTCATAGGGGTAAGTGTATGCGCATATGTATGAGTGCTTGTGTCTGTATTGATGTTAAAAAAAACTTAATTTTAACATATGTATTTTCAGTAACACACTAATACTTTTAATTATTAAAAAATATAGATAGTTAGATTATATATTTTGAGATTTATGTACAAAGAACAATTTAGTGGGTAGCACCTGAGCGCTAGGCCAACTACTGTCCTCGGCAGGCAATGTTCTCGGTATAACAGACATGTTCTCCCTATCTGACGCTTTGTACGACAGGTTGTCAGGGATTCGCACAGAGCGTTCGTTACTGGGCTGACCCAAACTGGTCAGAATCGTTATTTCGTTTGGGTGGTTTTCTTTAGTTGTCCTAGGCGTTTCTTGTCGTTTTCCCGATACAAAAATTCTTTCTGTGGTTTACTTCATGGAATTGTATTCGTGAACATTTGACCATTCATAAATATTTTCGAGAATACATGTACATTTTCACAAAATTAAGTATTTTTTATCATaaatgaacactttttaaaaattagATGAACATTTTTATGTATCCATGAATATATTTCAAAAATAACATGAACAATTTTCAAAACTCAAATGTTATATGGTGGCATGCTTATGGACACGAGACACGTACATCTCTCTACTCAAGCATTGTAATACCAGATCATTCAGTGCTCACTAAACACAAAAGTAATTGACATCAGCGATATGTAAACCagattttgaaattttaaaatccATTACTTTCAAACCACTCAGCCATATTTGTTTCTTTGAAGAAACTAATGCATTCCCTACATACGAACACAAAACAACTTTAATGATATGTGAGCAACTATTTCTCAAACGTGCTTTTCATAACTGAGTAGTCTTTCCTACTTATAAAGTTTGGAGTTGATCGCGAGCTCACATACGGGACCAACAACCTTCACCAATAGTGAAAAGCACCTCTACACATATGTGGGACTAGCAAGCTTTCAAGAGACATAAATAAACAAATGTATTTAATCGCATGTGGAACCTaatacaaataaaaatatagttctaCTTTCTTGTGAGGCCAATATCTCTCGAAGGCACAAATAACAAATGAATAAACTTGACTCCAACTCAACATTATgcttgttttcaatttctcttctaTACTAAGTTCTTCCGGTTTTATATTACAC is drawn from Triticum dicoccoides isolate Atlit2015 ecotype Zavitan chromosome 4A, WEW_v2.0, whole genome shotgun sequence and contains these coding sequences:
- the LOC119284680 gene encoding probable pectinesterase 8 isoform X2, whose product is MSTKAISLYFCVPAAFLLFFAHLNNPTTSFLRALLDLATPSFPFNLLTVHYFSNYHCHRGAYNPLCDDFPPDFPPPDTAATSIFCVDPNGCCDFTTVQSAVDAVPRSSQKRNVLWINKGIYLEKVTVPATKPNITFQGQGFDLTAIMWNDTANSSHGTFYSASVSVFATGFVAKNISFMNVAPIPRPGDVGAQAVALRIGGDQAAFWGCGFFGAQDTLHDDRGRHYFKECFIQGSIDFIFGDARSLYEIDFHSRSCACRGEIHHWFSYCACPGIQQRKHRLFICQLQHRRHRVDMARASMETLLPCCIRIHYDVKYHRLRWME
- the LOC119284680 gene encoding probable pectinesterase 8 isoform X1; the protein is MSTKAISLYFCVPAAFLLFFAHLNNPTTSFLRALLDLATPSFPFNLLTVHYFSNYHCHRGAYNPLCDDFPPDFPPPDTAATSIFCVDPNGCCDFTTVQSAVDAVPRSSQKRNVLWINKGIYLEKVTVPATKPNITFQGQGFDLTAIMWNDTANSSHGTFYSASVSVFATGFVAKNISFMNVAPIPRPGDVGAQAVALRIGGDQAAFWGCGFFGAQDTLHDDRGRHYFKECFIQGSIDFIFGDARSLYENCRLISIADPVPAGVRSITGSVTAHARESNKENTGYSFVNCSIGGTGWIWLGRAWRPYSRVVFAYTTMSNIIASDGWNDWNDPSRDQSVFYGEYKCTGDGAHLAGRVPYALELSDVQALPYLNTSFIDGDLWLKPYCDSLISA